A single genomic interval of Bacillota bacterium harbors:
- a CDS encoding rod shape-determining protein gives MGTEPKTVFALDTGTRSVVGLVLEIGLECSRVIAIAREEHQGRAMLDGQIHDVNRVADVVIRVKQQLEKKLGSSLRRVAVAAAGRALITKREKFEHSISPWDEIREEEVRRLELEAIRVAEQSLAQSKEGKDKYYCVGYSVVGYFLDGEVIGNPAGQRGKLLGIDLIATFLPQVVVDSLIAVLERAGLEIEILTLEPIAALEYIIPPTMRQLNLVLVDIGAGTSDIAITAGGSVTAFAMVPLAGDEVTEKLCGLYLLDFMVGEKVKRKLREKEIITFKDILGVQHKVSSKEIIASLRETIQEIARHIGETILELNQGPPQAVLCIGGGSLTPCLTEELALSLSLPKQRVAVRGSEGVSRLEGLTRNLAGPEGVTPLGIAIMAARPQALSLSQVQVNGKSVRFFRGENANVGDALLAAGIGFTELVGQPGLPLTVEVNGKISVIKGKMGQPAEIFLNGVPASLDTALTPDAIIEVGEAKPGPDATALVKDVLPPELPTIKIFYNGLPKILGPLVFVNGEPATPETPLEDHARVSWRAVRTVSDALSGLGFSESQLLPRILKFTLNGKPKEISYFSFKIYRNHELAKLEDEILDGDELVYDSSPLSYQIKHLLMQERVHEFPQKEIKVFVNGECITLTLGVRRILKNGTEVNLEEEVRDGDDIRVVRETVENPILADIFKYISFEEKPSQAAARLVMLINGQEAQFTTPLKHGDKIRIYWKDE, from the coding sequence ATGGGTACAGAACCAAAAACCGTTTTTGCCCTGGATACCGGTACCAGGTCGGTCGTGGGACTAGTGTTGGAAATTGGCCTTGAATGTTCCAGGGTAATTGCTATCGCCAGGGAAGAACACCAGGGAAGAGCGATGCTGGATGGACAAATTCATGATGTCAACCGGGTAGCCGACGTTGTAATCAGGGTAAAACAACAACTTGAAAAAAAATTAGGTTCTTCCCTGCGAAGAGTCGCTGTTGCCGCTGCTGGTAGGGCCCTCATCACAAAGAGGGAAAAGTTCGAGCACAGTATTTCGCCGTGGGATGAGATTAGAGAGGAAGAGGTACGGAGATTAGAACTGGAGGCTATTCGTGTTGCCGAGCAGTCTTTGGCTCAGAGTAAAGAAGGAAAAGATAAATATTATTGCGTAGGCTATAGTGTGGTAGGATACTTTTTGGATGGCGAAGTAATTGGCAATCCCGCCGGCCAAAGGGGAAAACTGCTGGGAATTGATTTAATTGCAACCTTCTTGCCTCAAGTGGTCGTCGATTCTTTGATCGCTGTTTTAGAACGGGCCGGTTTAGAAATAGAAATCCTGACACTAGAGCCTATTGCAGCCCTGGAATACATCATTCCTCCCACGATGCGCCAGTTGAATCTTGTCCTGGTTGATATTGGGGCCGGCACCTCTGATATTGCAATTACTGCGGGAGGGAGTGTCACTGCTTTTGCGATGGTTCCGCTTGCTGGGGACGAGGTAACAGAGAAATTGTGCGGTTTATATCTATTAGATTTCATGGTTGGAGAAAAGGTAAAACGTAAATTAAGAGAAAAAGAGATTATTACATTCAAAGATATTTTGGGAGTTCAGCATAAGGTTTCCAGCAAGGAAATTATTGCTTCTTTGAGGGAAACAATTCAGGAAATAGCCCGCCACATCGGCGAAACAATCCTTGAATTGAATCAAGGCCCTCCCCAGGCTGTGCTCTGTATCGGAGGGGGGAGTTTAACACCTTGTTTAACGGAGGAATTGGCACTCAGTTTAAGCCTTCCCAAGCAGCGGGTGGCGGTTCGGGGTTCGGAGGGAGTATCCAGGCTAGAAGGGTTAACCCGTAATCTGGCAGGCCCTGAAGGAGTAACCCCTTTAGGGATTGCGATAATGGCGGCGCGCCCGCAGGCGCTCAGTCTAAGCCAGGTTCAAGTGAATGGAAAGAGCGTGAGGTTCTTCCGGGGAGAAAATGCCAATGTGGGTGATGCTCTCCTGGCTGCAGGAATAGGTTTCACAGAATTAGTCGGACAACCCGGCCTTCCTTTAACGGTTGAAGTTAACGGAAAAATCAGTGTGATTAAAGGAAAAATGGGGCAGCCGGCAGAAATTTTTTTAAATGGAGTCCCGGCCAGCCTTGATACCGCCCTGACTCCCGATGCGATTATTGAAGTAGGGGAAGCGAAACCAGGGCCGGATGCAACTGCACTGGTTAAAGATGTCTTGCCCCCTGAGTTACCGACCATTAAGATTTTTTATAACGGGCTTCCTAAAATATTGGGGCCTTTGGTTTTCGTTAATGGTGAACCAGCAACACCAGAAACTCCCCTTGAAGACCATGCCCGGGTGAGTTGGCGTGCAGTGAGAACGGTATCGGATGCCTTGTCCGGATTAGGTTTTTCCGAATCCCAATTATTACCAAGAATTCTGAAATTTACTTTAAACGGCAAACCAAAGGAAATAAGTTATTTTTCTTTTAAAATATATCGAAACCATGAGCTTGCCAAACTTGAAGATGAAATTCTTGATGGCGATGAACTTGTTTACGACTCTTCTCCCCTCTCATACCAAATTAAACATTTATTGATGCAGGAGAGGGTACATGAGTTTCCCCAAAAGGAGATAAAAGTATTTGTTAATGGCGAGTGTATTACCTTAACCTTAGGCGTAAGACGCATTTTGAAAAACGGAACTGAGGTTAATCTCGAGGAAGAAGTCAGGGACGGGGATGACATCAGAGTAGTTCGCGAAACGGTGGAGAACCCGATTTTAGCTGATATTTTTAAATATATTTCTTTCGAGGAAAAACCGTCTCAGGCTGCGGCGCGACTTGTCATGCTTATCAACGGGCAGGAAGCACAGTTCACGACCCCCTTAAAGCATGGTGATAAAATTCGGATTTACTGGAAAGATGAATGA
- a CDS encoding DegV family protein: MIHIGIVTDSTAYLTPDQRERLPVEIVSLSVNFGDESFKEGEVYSNKEFYEKLRQASFLPTTSQPSVGDFLKVYEKLAGQFKSIISIHISGGISGTVQAARAAAQMLPHLDITVVDSMATAIGLYFIVEAAVQAARQGLARDEVLRIVNHVMDQMTLLFFPDTLEYLRRGGRIGGAAALIGTVLQVKPVLYFNKQKNGIIDVYEKVRTKERAIKRLLGELEKAYKVNPELRAGIVHVGAPEEGKNLCNRVQSLYPGLPLELCEVGPVIGAHVGPGTLGICFYPLIPELQDLVSSKE, translated from the coding sequence ATGATTCACATTGGGATTGTTACAGATAGTACCGCGTATCTAACGCCCGACCAAAGAGAGCGGTTACCAGTTGAAATAGTTTCTTTGAGTGTGAACTTTGGGGATGAAAGCTTCAAGGAAGGGGAAGTTTATAGCAATAAGGAGTTTTATGAAAAACTGCGACAGGCTTCTTTTCTTCCCACCACTTCCCAACCCTCGGTGGGAGATTTTTTAAAGGTTTATGAAAAATTAGCCGGTCAGTTTAAAAGCATTATTTCAATTCATATCTCAGGTGGAATCAGTGGAACGGTCCAGGCAGCACGTGCTGCTGCTCAGATGCTCCCCCATCTAGATATAACTGTCGTAGACTCAATGGCAACCGCAATCGGGCTCTATTTTATTGTAGAAGCGGCAGTTCAAGCTGCACGGCAGGGTTTGGCGCGGGACGAGGTTCTTCGGATTGTTAATCATGTAATGGATCAGATGACCCTTCTCTTTTTTCCTGATACCCTGGAATACTTGCGGAGAGGCGGGAGAATTGGAGGGGCGGCCGCATTAATCGGAACTGTACTCCAAGTCAAACCGGTTCTCTATTTTAATAAACAAAAAAACGGAATCATCGATGTTTATGAAAAAGTAAGGACGAAAGAAAGAGCAATTAAAAGGCTCCTTGGCGAACTGGAGAAAGCTTATAAAGTTAATCCGGAACTGAGAGCAGGGATTGTACACGTGGGAGCCCCGGAAGAGGGAAAAAATCTTTGTAACCGCGTTCAGTCTTTGTACCCCGGGCTTCCCCTCGAACTCTGCGAGGTCGGTCCGGTGATTGGGGCACACGTGGGACCTGGCACGTTAGGTATTTGCTTTTATCCCCTCATACCTGAATTACAAGATCTCGTTTCTTCTAAGGAGTGA
- a CDS encoding AarF/ABC1/UbiB kinase family protein, with protein sequence MIATARRTRGILYHYRHWRRYQEILNVLVKYGFSYVIDTLNLPGLPLYRRLKKRFLAREGELETVPGRIVKAIQELGPTFVKLGQLLSTRADLIPEPFLKEFIKLQDRVTPIPFHEVEALFLKEHQKPVSEIFRLFEPEPVASASIGQAHRAVFLDGREVVVKIQRPGIDRIIGVDLEILLEIGSIIEQRTAIGEVYKIGEILDEFSISLREELDFTLEGRNAEVLRENLSDDPRVYIPKVYWEYTTRRILIMEYVQGQKITTPAELQAAGYDPLYLARTLADTMIRQIYVDGFFHSDPHPGNLAVLPGNRIVFMDFGQVGRMDEELREKAADLVLALVRHDLDGIIKSLLRIGILRGQPNLSRLKHDLSRLERKYYGLPFREIHVGTSVRELMELAWRYQIQVPSDFVMAAKALVTLEGVIRELAPEMSLVEIAEPFAWRVSWRRYDPRRLQRRFWQRLAETSGSVTRLPGLAEEAARKIIHGQVSFEIQHREFPLAVGHLQRAVNRLALSIILASLLIAGSLLTRLDSYSFLVRFHLSELVLGLAFIASFFLIAFLLFFSRS encoded by the coding sequence GTGATTGCCACGGCAAGGAGAACGAGGGGCATCCTGTATCATTACCGCCACTGGCGCAGGTATCAAGAAATTCTCAACGTTTTGGTGAAATACGGTTTCAGCTATGTTATTGATACTTTGAATCTTCCCGGGTTGCCTCTTTACCGCCGTTTAAAAAAGCGTTTCCTCGCCCGGGAGGGAGAACTCGAAACTGTCCCCGGGCGAATCGTTAAAGCAATCCAGGAACTCGGCCCCACCTTTGTAAAACTTGGGCAGCTGCTTAGTACACGCGCGGATCTAATTCCGGAGCCCTTTTTAAAGGAGTTTATAAAACTACAAGACCGGGTTACGCCGATCCCGTTTCATGAAGTGGAAGCCTTATTCCTCAAAGAACACCAAAAGCCGGTTAGTGAGATTTTCAGGCTCTTCGAACCTGAACCCGTTGCTTCGGCATCCATTGGACAGGCCCACAGAGCTGTTTTTTTGGATGGCCGTGAAGTTGTCGTGAAGATCCAAAGGCCTGGCATCGACCGGATCATCGGAGTAGATTTAGAAATCTTACTTGAAATTGGCAGCATCATAGAACAGAGAACTGCTATTGGTGAAGTCTATAAAATAGGCGAAATTTTAGATGAGTTCAGCATCTCTTTAAGAGAAGAGCTTGATTTTACCTTAGAAGGTCGTAATGCTGAAGTACTCCGGGAGAATCTATCCGATGACCCCCGCGTCTACATCCCGAAGGTATATTGGGAATACACGACGCGCCGCATTTTAATTATGGAATATGTACAAGGGCAAAAAATTACCACTCCCGCTGAGTTGCAGGCTGCTGGTTACGATCCGTTGTACCTGGCTCGCACCCTCGCAGATACGATGATCAGGCAGATCTATGTGGATGGTTTCTTTCACAGCGATCCCCACCCGGGAAACCTGGCAGTTTTGCCCGGGAATCGGATTGTTTTTATGGATTTCGGTCAGGTTGGACGGATGGATGAGGAACTCCGTGAGAAGGCCGCGGATTTAGTTCTCGCCCTGGTCCGGCACGATCTTGACGGAATCATTAAAAGTTTACTCCGGATCGGCATCTTGCGCGGACAGCCCAATCTTTCAAGGTTAAAGCACGATCTTAGCAGACTTGAACGAAAGTATTACGGCCTTCCCTTTCGTGAAATCCACGTTGGAACATCTGTCCGGGAACTCATGGAGCTTGCCTGGCGCTACCAGATTCAGGTTCCTTCTGATTTTGTGATGGCAGCAAAGGCACTGGTGACGCTAGAAGGAGTAATCCGGGAACTGGCTCCGGAAATGAGCCTTGTAGAAATTGCAGAACCTTTTGCATGGCGTGTTTCTTGGCGCCGGTATGACCCCCGCCGGCTGCAACGCCGTTTTTGGCAGCGCCTGGCGGAAACAAGTGGCAGTGTTACGCGGTTGCCTGGGTTGGCGGAAGAAGCCGCCCGCAAAATCATCCACGGCCAGGTTTCTTTTGAGATCCAACACCGGGAGTTTCCGCTTGCGGTTGGGCATCTCCAGAGGGCTGTAAACCGTCTTGCTTTAAGTATTATCCTGGCAAGCCTTCTCATTGCCGGCTCCCTTCTAACACGCTTGGACTCTTACTCCTTCCTGGTACGTTTCCATCTTTCTGAATTGGTTTTGGGTTTAGCTTTCATTGCCTCCTTTTTCCTCATCGCTTTTCTCCTGTTTTTTTCCCGCTCTTAG
- a CDS encoding AAA family ATPase, producing the protein MKIAITGKGGVGKTTLAAGLAKLFDQRGYQVYAVDADPDISLGTTLGVPEEQLAAQPPLIEMKQLIAERTGAGGLVYILNPQVDDILDKYAIDLGRIKLLRMGAVKQASTACYCPENAFLHAVVNSLLLGKHEVVILDMGAGIEHLTRGTARGVDLMLIVTEPTKVSVDTARVIQKLAEEMGVPRIKVIGNKVRSAREKEFLSEQFTGEEMLGYIEFDDELWEKAMLEDPRGLREVLLKSASKVFDEILREVGEAAGASS; encoded by the coding sequence GTGAAAATCGCAATTACCGGGAAGGGTGGAGTAGGAAAAACCACTCTTGCTGCTGGACTGGCAAAACTTTTCGACCAGCGAGGTTACCAGGTGTATGCAGTTGACGCCGACCCCGATATCAGTCTTGGTACTACGCTTGGAGTACCAGAGGAACAGCTTGCTGCTCAACCGCCGCTGATAGAGATGAAGCAGTTAATCGCGGAGCGGACGGGAGCAGGTGGTCTTGTATATATTCTAAATCCGCAGGTTGATGATATCCTCGATAAATACGCAATTGATCTCGGCCGGATCAAGTTACTCCGCATGGGGGCTGTCAAACAGGCGAGTACCGCCTGTTACTGTCCCGAAAATGCCTTCCTTCATGCCGTGGTAAACTCTCTCCTCCTCGGGAAACACGAAGTTGTCATTTTAGATATGGGCGCCGGGATAGAACATTTAACACGTGGTACGGCGCGGGGTGTCGATCTCATGCTTATTGTTACGGAGCCGACGAAGGTAAGTGTGGATACGGCGCGTGTCATTCAAAAGCTGGCAGAAGAAATGGGTGTACCCAGAATTAAAGTAATCGGCAACAAGGTCCGTTCAGCCAGAGAAAAAGAATTTCTCTCTGAACAATTTACCGGAGAAGAAATGTTGGGATACATAGAGTTTGACGACGAACTTTGGGAAAAAGCAATGCTGGAGGACCCCCGGGGGTTGCGAGAGGTTTTATTAAAATCTGCAAGCAAGGTTTTCGACGAAATTTTAAGAGAGGTAGGTGAGGCGGCGGGCGCAAGCAGTTAA
- the cooS gene encoding anaerobic carbon-monoxide dehydrogenase catalytic subunit, producing MPRFSDTSLQNSKPSVDRKNRIKDPKNIKRTIDPAALEMLDFTKENNIITAFDRWSAQQPQCAFGYQGICCRICFAGPCRIKAEEGPGSMGICGAKDYTIVARNAIRMMAGGCSAHSDHGREVANVLLHMAEGHAPDYKVTDPDKLRGVAQRLGLSVDGKSDLELAKEVAEVALEDFGKQDDTPCAFLWSTICDGRKNKYQECDVIPTSIDRSVVEVLHRTHVGVDADPVNLIFGGIKCSLADYTGMHLSTDLSDILFGTPKPVMSEANLGVIDPDKVNIIVHGHNPILSQMVVDTAKTMEEDAKAAGAKGIQISGICCTGNEVLMRAGVPIATSYMAQELAIATGAIDVMVVDVQCIMPAVRNVAECFNTKIVTTLPISKIPGSYHFAFDEARAAESARNVINLAIETFKVRKESGRAVKVPQFKNKLMAGFSLEALMDLFAAINPDNPVSVLTDAILNGEIAGVCLLAGCNNLEAVYEKSHTDIIKGLAQNNVFLVGTGCVMQAAAKHGLCTYEAVEQYAGPGLKAFLDRLYEANKDKLPEKLPLAFHMGSCVDNTRAADLWTAMANELGVDVPKVPFVASAPEAMSEKAVSIGTWVVAHGIPTHVGTMPPLEGSSLVWSVVTCIAHDVYGGYFILETDPEVAVEKLVAALEYRSWKLGIHKKAAEQYETDLCQAF from the coding sequence ATGCCGAGATTCAGTGATACTTCTCTTCAGAATTCTAAGCCATCGGTAGATCGTAAAAACAGAATCAAAGATCCTAAAAACATCAAGCGTACTATCGATCCGGCTGCCCTGGAAATGCTCGATTTTACCAAGGAAAATAACATTATTACGGCATTTGACCGCTGGTCTGCCCAGCAGCCCCAGTGCGCCTTTGGTTACCAGGGAATTTGCTGCCGGATCTGTTTCGCAGGCCCCTGCCGGATTAAGGCCGAAGAGGGACCTGGAAGCATGGGTATTTGCGGGGCCAAGGATTACACGATTGTTGCTCGTAACGCCATCCGGATGATGGCCGGTGGATGCTCCGCCCACTCCGACCACGGCCGGGAAGTTGCGAATGTCCTGCTCCACATGGCCGAGGGGCATGCACCTGACTACAAGGTAACAGATCCCGATAAACTGCGCGGCGTGGCCCAGCGCTTGGGACTTAGTGTTGACGGGAAGTCGGATCTGGAACTTGCCAAGGAAGTGGCAGAGGTAGCCTTAGAAGATTTCGGAAAGCAGGATGATACACCGTGCGCCTTCCTGTGGTCTACCATTTGCGATGGTCGTAAAAATAAATATCAAGAATGCGATGTTATTCCTACCTCAATCGACCGCTCAGTTGTAGAGGTGCTCCACAGGACCCACGTTGGGGTTGACGCCGACCCGGTCAACCTGATTTTCGGCGGTATCAAGTGCTCCCTGGCAGACTATACAGGGATGCACCTCTCTACCGACCTGTCCGACATTCTTTTTGGAACCCCGAAGCCGGTGATGAGCGAGGCCAACCTGGGCGTGATTGACCCGGACAAAGTCAACATTATCGTCCACGGCCACAACCCGATCCTGAGCCAGATGGTTGTCGACACGGCAAAGACCATGGAAGAGGATGCGAAGGCCGCCGGGGCCAAGGGAATCCAGATTTCCGGAATCTGCTGCACGGGAAACGAAGTGTTAATGCGTGCGGGAGTTCCCATCGCCACCAGCTACATGGCCCAGGAGCTTGCCATCGCAACAGGCGCAATCGATGTGATGGTTGTTGACGTCCAGTGTATCATGCCGGCGGTGCGAAATGTCGCAGAATGCTTCAACACGAAGATTGTTACAACCCTTCCGATCTCCAAGATCCCCGGTTCTTATCACTTCGCTTTTGATGAAGCACGGGCAGCGGAAAGTGCAAGAAATGTTATTAATCTTGCCATTGAGACATTTAAGGTCCGGAAGGAGAGCGGAAGAGCGGTTAAAGTTCCGCAGTTTAAGAACAAGTTAATGGCCGGTTTCAGCCTCGAAGCGTTGATGGACCTCTTTGCTGCGATTAATCCGGATAACCCGGTTAGCGTCCTTACTGATGCCATTCTTAATGGAGAGATTGCAGGGGTCTGTCTGCTGGCAGGCTGCAATAACCTGGAAGCGGTTTATGAGAAGAGTCATACAGACATCATTAAGGGATTGGCCCAGAACAATGTCTTCCTGGTCGGGACAGGCTGCGTGATGCAGGCCGCTGCAAAGCACGGATTGTGTACGTATGAGGCAGTTGAACAATACGCAGGCCCGGGCCTGAAGGCATTCCTCGACCGGCTCTATGAAGCCAACAAGGATAAGCTCCCCGAGAAGTTGCCGCTGGCCTTCCACATGGGTTCGTGCGTTGACAACACCCGGGCGGCTGACCTGTGGACGGCGATGGCCAACGAACTGGGAGTCGACGTGCCTAAGGTTCCATTTGTTGCCAGCGCACCTGAAGCCATGAGTGAAAAGGCGGTTTCCATTGGCACCTGGGTGGTGGCGCACGGAATTCCGACCCACGTCGGTACGATGCCACCGCTGGAAGGGAGCAGCCTGGTCTGGAGCGTTGTCACCTGCATCGCTCACGACGTCTACGGCGGTTACTTCATCCTCGAAACCGACCCCGAGGTAGCCGTCGAGAAACTGGTAGCTGCTCTCGAGTACCGTTCCTGGAAACTCGGGATTCACAAGAAGGCTGCGGAGCAGTACGAGACGGATCTCTGCCAGGCCTTTTAG
- the acsB gene encoding acetyl-CoA decarbonylase/synthase complex subunit alpha/beta, which yields MSTAWRVEREKFEDIYAGSIEPGKEPKKLFRQAYEGTIVALSYAEILLNKAIKEFGPDHPVAYPETAYFVPAIRALSGEEITKLGDMVSILNAKRDQVHPEISLENAMLWGESVIYAAEIIEAVRWATGRREFLPKPWTGFIPDTYVRKWGIKHVDWTIPGEVVICGRFRTSDDAFRIVNKLVQKGFMLFLVDEVIEQLLEKGYKFDIDAWPVYPLGNFTQVIHAVNYAFRASLMFPGIPPGDKFMHRNYQRDRILVYCLLPGERDIVKVAASFAAIYMGFPVIVDQPLEEDEIWKDWYFSVPDYDEAIQIGIEVRGIKITAIEIDIPITHGPAFEGESIRRADMFVEFGGGYSAAFELVKMADADHVTDGKIEVIGPDVDQMEEGKAYPLGIYIEVYGRKFQEDFEPVLERRIHYFMNYGEGVWHMGQRDQNWMRISKGAHEKGFTLQDLGKLFYGYFKKEYAAIVDRLQITLITDQAEVEKRIGEAREKFQARDDRLKNLRDDAVDVFYTCTLCQSFAPTHICFVSAERTGLCGAVSWLDAKATYEIDPTGVCQPVSITQEYVIDPVKGEWSTINETAAARTQGKTTSVCMYTMMDRPMTTCGCCECILALVPECNGMMVTTREHKGMTPVGMTFSTLAGMVGGGNQTPGFAGVGRLYLISRKFLPADGGVGRLIWMPKELKEQLREQLNERGKEEGFGDNFADMIADETVGVTPDEIMPYLQEKGHPALSMDPLM from the coding sequence ATGTCTACTGCATGGCGCGTAGAAAGAGAAAAATTTGAAGATATTTACGCGGGTTCTATCGAGCCGGGGAAAGAACCGAAAAAACTGTTCAGGCAGGCTTACGAGGGAACCATCGTTGCGCTTAGCTATGCTGAAATCTTACTCAATAAAGCGATTAAAGAATTTGGTCCCGATCATCCGGTGGCCTATCCCGAAACCGCTTACTTCGTGCCTGCGATTAGGGCGCTGAGCGGCGAGGAAATTACGAAGCTCGGCGATATGGTATCCATTTTGAACGCGAAGCGGGACCAGGTTCATCCTGAAATCAGCCTTGAGAACGCGATGCTCTGGGGCGAGTCGGTAATATATGCAGCGGAAATTATCGAAGCCGTAAGATGGGCCACGGGCCGGAGAGAATTTCTTCCCAAGCCCTGGACCGGGTTTATTCCGGATACCTACGTCCGAAAGTGGGGGATTAAGCACGTTGACTGGACAATTCCGGGCGAGGTCGTGATTTGCGGCCGCTTCCGGACCTCAGACGATGCGTTCAGGATTGTCAACAAACTTGTCCAGAAAGGCTTTATGCTCTTCCTGGTTGATGAAGTGATCGAGCAGTTGTTGGAAAAGGGGTACAAGTTTGATATTGACGCCTGGCCGGTTTATCCGCTGGGGAACTTCACACAGGTAATCCACGCCGTCAACTACGCCTTCCGCGCTTCGTTGATGTTCCCGGGTATCCCGCCAGGAGACAAGTTTATGCACCGGAACTACCAGCGTGACCGGATTTTAGTTTACTGCTTGCTTCCTGGTGAACGGGACATTGTTAAGGTTGCTGCCTCTTTTGCGGCAATTTACATGGGCTTCCCGGTGATCGTGGACCAGCCTCTCGAGGAGGACGAGATCTGGAAAGACTGGTACTTCTCGGTGCCTGATTACGACGAAGCAATCCAGATCGGGATCGAGGTCCGCGGCATCAAAATTACGGCAATTGAAATTGATATTCCGATTACCCACGGTCCCGCCTTCGAGGGTGAGAGTATCCGCCGTGCCGATATGTTTGTCGAGTTCGGTGGTGGCTACTCCGCAGCATTTGAGTTGGTGAAAATGGCAGATGCCGATCATGTAACAGACGGCAAGATCGAAGTCATCGGACCGGATGTTGATCAAATGGAAGAAGGAAAGGCTTACCCGCTGGGCATCTATATCGAAGTTTACGGGCGTAAGTTCCAGGAGGACTTCGAACCGGTATTAGAGCGCCGGATTCACTACTTCATGAACTACGGTGAAGGTGTCTGGCATATGGGACAGCGAGATCAGAACTGGATGCGGATCAGCAAAGGGGCACACGAAAAAGGCTTTACATTGCAGGATTTAGGCAAACTGTTCTACGGCTACTTTAAGAAGGAATATGCTGCAATTGTAGACAGGCTTCAAATTACGCTTATTACCGACCAGGCCGAGGTTGAAAAGCGCATTGGCGAAGCCCGTGAGAAGTTCCAGGCCCGTGATGACCGCCTGAAGAACCTGCGGGACGACGCGGTAGATGTCTTCTATACCTGTACCCTCTGTCAGTCCTTCGCTCCAACGCACATTTGCTTCGTCTCCGCTGAGCGGACCGGTCTCTGCGGTGCGGTGAGCTGGCTGGATGCTAAGGCCACTTACGAGATTGACCCGACCGGTGTCTGCCAGCCTGTCTCGATTACGCAGGAATACGTCATTGACCCGGTTAAGGGTGAGTGGTCTACAATTAACGAAACCGCTGCTGCCCGGACCCAGGGCAAGACAACTTCGGTCTGTATGTATACCATGATGGACCGCCCGATGACCACGTGCGGTTGCTGTGAGTGTATCCTGGCCCTTGTCCCTGAATGCAACGGGATGATGGTTACAACCCGTGAGCACAAGGGAATGACTCCTGTGGGGATGACCTTCTCCACCCTTGCCGGAATGGTCGGCGGTGGCAACCAAACACCGGGCTTTGCCGGGGTTGGAAGGCTTTACCTGATAAGCCGGAAGTTCCTCCCTGCCGACGGCGGGGTTGGAAGACTTATTTGGATGCCCAAAGAATTGAAAGAACAACTGCGCGAACAACTTAATGAACGCGGCAAGGAAGAAGGTTTCGGGGATAATTTTGCCGACATGATTGCTGACGAAACTGTAGGAGTTACACCCGATGAGATTATGCCCTACCTGCAGGAAAAAGGCCACCCCGCACTTTCGATGGATCCCTTAATGTAA